Below is a window of Streptomyces sp. NBC_00223 DNA.
GACGTTCTCCCAGCCGAGGTTGGGGGCGCGCAGGACGGTGCCGCGGTCGTGGCCGACCAGGCCGGGGACGGCGACCGTCGTACCGACCGGGTGCAGCCGCTTCTCCCGGGCCTCCGCGGTGACCCGGGCGGTCAGCCCGGCGAGTTCCGCGAGGACCGAGGGCGCGGGCCGGCCGCGGTTCGCCGAGGGGGCCTCGGCGCGGCAGCGGACCTCGCCGCGCAGATCGACCACGCACGCGGCGAGGTGGTCGACGCCGATCTCCGCGCCGACGCCCGCGGGGCCTGTCGTGCTCAGGGCGAGGGCGGTGCCAGGGCGGCCGACCGTGCCGGGGCGCTGCGCGCCGCGCTCCTCCAGCAGGCCGGCGGCGAGGAGTTCGTCCACGAGCGTCGAGACGGTGGCCCGGGTGAGGCCGATCTGCGCGGCGGTGGTGGCTCTGGTGAGGCTGTCGCCCGCGGCGAGGGCTTGCATGACCAGGGCGAGGTTGCGGTGGCGCAGGGCGGATTGGGCGCCTGTGCGTTTGGTCACGGAGTCACCTTTCGCTTGTCCTCGCCGCCGCCTCCAGTATGTGGCCGCGGCCCCCCGCACCTGCCTCGCCCGCCCGCCTGTCGGCGGCTGTTCGGCTCGCACAACCGGGGCGGGCGGGGAAACAGAGCCCCACGCAGTGGGCGCTAGCGTGCCGACGCCAGGGGAAGAGCCGACGCCAGGCGTGCGAGCGTCTCGTCGTCGCGCGGGACAGCCTGATGCACCGCCCCCTCCGTCGTCGCCCAGCGCGCGGCGACCTCCACCGCCGCCTCCCCCGTCACCAGCGCAGCGGCCTGCGCCGCCGCCCCGAGTGCCACCAACTCCCGCGCGGCGGGCACCCGTACGGCACGCCCCGAAAGCCTCAGCACCGTACGCAGCCACGCGGCTCCCCGCGCCCCGCCCCCGATGAGCAGCAGCGGCTCCGCCTTAGCCGGGTCGGCGGTCCCGTCCACCGCCAGCACCTCGTCGAGCGCGGCCAGCAGCGCGAACACGGCCCCGTCGTACGCGCCCTGGAGGATCTGGCCCGCGGTCGTCTCGTGCCGCAGCCCGGTCAACAGCCCCGAGGCGTAAGGGAGGTTGGGGGTGCGCTCCCCGTCGAGGAAGGGGAGGAAGGCGACCGAGCCGCCGGGCTCGACCTCCTCGCGGTCGCGGCCGAGCAGCGCGGCCACCTTGTCGACCGCGAGCGTGCAGTTCAGCGTGCAGGCCAGCGGCAGCCAGCCGCCGTCGGCCGCGGCGAACCCGGCGACCGTACCCGTGGCGTCCGTCGGCCGCCGCCGGGCGACCGCGTACACCGTGCCCGACGTGCCGAGGCTCAGCACGGCCTGGCCGGGGGTGAGCCCGAGGCCGAGCGCGGCGGCCGCGTTGTCACCGGTCCCGGCGCCGACCAGGGCGCCCGCGCGCAGCGGCAGCCCGTCCCTTACGGTCCCGGCCGCCTGACCGGGCCCGAGCACGGCCGGCAGCAGCTCGGGGTCGAGACCGGCCGCGGACAGCAGCGTCTCGTCGTACTCCTCGGTGTCCGAGCGCCACCAGCCCGTGCCCGACACGTCCCCGCGGTCGGTGACCGCGGCGCCGGAGAGCCGTTCGGTGAGGAAGTCGTGGGGGAGCCGTACGCCCTTCGCGGCGGCGGCCACCTCCGGTTCGTGCTCGGCCAGCCAGGCCCACTTGGAGATCGTGAAGCTGGCGCCCGGCACCGAGCCGAAGCGGTCGGCCCACCACTGGGCGCCGTGCCGTTCGACCAGCGCGGCGGCCTGCGGCGCGGACCGTACGTCGTTCCAGAGCAGGGAGGGCCGCAGCGCCCGGCCCTGTCCGTCGAGCACGACCAGGCCGTGCTGCTGGCCGCCGACCGAGACCGCCTCGGCGCGGGCCGCGTAGTCGCCGATCTGCCCGAGCGCCGACTCCAGCGCCTGCCACCAGACCTCGGGGTCGGTCTCGCGCCCCGCGCCCGTGCTGACTGTGTGCGGGGCCTGCCCGGACGCCAGTACGGCTCCGCTGGCGACGTCGACCGCCAGCACCTTGGTGGACTGCGTGGAGCTGTCGACGCCGAGTACGACGGGTCCGTCCGACCCCTGTGCCGCCATGTGATCCCGGTCCTTTCTGGAGGTCCTTCGGAGGTTGCCACTTCCCATCATCGGTCTCGCATACTAATTTGTTCAACAGTCTGACGAATAGGAGCCGACCCCCATGACTTCCGAGACCCACCTCACCCCGGCCCCCGAGCACAAGTTCACCTTCGGCCTGTGGACGGTCGGCTGGCAGGGCCGCGACCCGTTCGGCGACGCCACGCGCGCGCCGCTCGACCCGGTCGAGTCCGTCAACCGGCTGGCCGAGCTGGGCGCGTACGGCGTGACCTTCCACGACGACGACCTGATCCCCTTCGGGTCCTCCGACGCCGAGCGCGACGGCCACATCAAGCGCTTCCGGCAGGCGCTGGACAGCACCGGCCTGACCGTCCCGA
It encodes the following:
- the xylB gene encoding xylulokinase, with protein sequence MAAQGSDGPVVLGVDSSTQSTKVLAVDVASGAVLASGQAPHTVSTGAGRETDPEVWWQALESALGQIGDYAARAEAVSVGGQQHGLVVLDGQGRALRPSLLWNDVRSAPQAAALVERHGAQWWADRFGSVPGASFTISKWAWLAEHEPEVAAAAKGVRLPHDFLTERLSGAAVTDRGDVSGTGWWRSDTEEYDETLLSAAGLDPELLPAVLGPGQAAGTVRDGLPLRAGALVGAGTGDNAAAALGLGLTPGQAVLSLGTSGTVYAVARRRPTDATGTVAGFAAADGGWLPLACTLNCTLAVDKVAALLGRDREEVEPGGSVAFLPFLDGERTPNLPYASGLLTGLRHETTAGQILQGAYDGAVFALLAALDEVLAVDGTADPAKAEPLLLIGGGARGAAWLRTVLRLSGRAVRVPAARELVALGAAAQAAALVTGEAAVEVAARWATTEGAVHQAVPRDDETLARLASALPLASAR